A region from the Gemmatimonadota bacterium genome encodes:
- a CDS encoding diguanylate cyclase produces the protein MDPSLHLHLAAVLLAISAVQATLGALVVRNRYEPGAPPMAAALFSTAIWLTGSAAEILFASSPTLFLLARDYKYIGILGAVLGFFFFALHLVRGKPAGGALVWALSVVPLLSLGLIWTNPWHEWMWAHPPTPPTTGVRTPWGPWWVWIQTPYMYGLLAAGQLALLLELFRARHLTRPQAAALLAGSAVPFAVNIVYNIRPELPDLQQTPLAFAVTALVYAWAFFGFQLYRARPLAMRGAFEAVADAVVLIDGQSRVVDANGPARRLLGEGSGPLLGQLARAVLDRNGLGLVPVAPGTRSAVRGPDDRYLESETSEIAGPDGSSLGRVLVLRDVSERYRAEWGLHESEAMMRAVLESSPNGVVRLRPIRAPEGRIRDFSCVFANPSANRQLAPPGDTLLGRTLGEVRPPHTAVLLDVFRRVADQRSSVDTVVQAGGESPLWFRVTSSPLGGDVLVTFVDITQEKQREMTMVSHARQDPLTGLLNRRGLEDDAEALLASASEEGRGLGLLFLDLDGFKTINDTWGHEAGDQALKTVAARLVRCLRVEDLIARIGGDEFVALVAEATPREALGLAERIRNVVGAPIAHSSTRLEVVPSIGIALFPMHGSAMEELLRAADAAMYTSKRTGSGASLAPPRPAAAS, from the coding sequence ATGGACCCCTCCCTTCACCTGCATCTGGCGGCAGTGCTCCTCGCCATCTCCGCGGTACAGGCCACGCTGGGCGCTTTGGTGGTGCGAAACCGGTACGAGCCCGGCGCCCCCCCGATGGCCGCCGCCCTTTTCTCCACGGCGATCTGGCTGACGGGCTCCGCCGCCGAGATCCTGTTCGCCAGTTCTCCCACCCTGTTCCTGCTGGCCCGTGACTACAAGTACATCGGGATCCTCGGCGCGGTGCTGGGCTTCTTCTTCTTCGCGCTGCACCTGGTGCGGGGGAAGCCCGCGGGTGGAGCACTCGTCTGGGCGCTCTCCGTGGTTCCCCTGCTTTCCCTGGGCCTGATATGGACCAACCCGTGGCATGAATGGATGTGGGCCCACCCCCCGACACCCCCGACCACGGGCGTGCGAACTCCCTGGGGCCCCTGGTGGGTCTGGATTCAGACCCCATACATGTACGGCCTGTTGGCGGCCGGACAGCTGGCACTGCTCCTGGAGCTGTTCCGGGCCCGGCACCTGACCCGGCCCCAGGCGGCCGCCCTGCTGGCGGGCAGCGCCGTGCCCTTCGCGGTCAACATCGTCTACAACATTCGTCCTGAGCTCCCCGACCTGCAGCAGACGCCGCTGGCCTTCGCGGTCACGGCCCTCGTCTACGCGTGGGCGTTCTTCGGCTTCCAGCTCTACCGCGCCAGGCCCCTGGCCATGCGGGGGGCCTTCGAGGCCGTCGCGGACGCAGTCGTCCTGATCGACGGCCAGAGCCGCGTCGTCGACGCCAACGGCCCCGCGCGCCGCCTCCTCGGCGAAGGCTCCGGTCCTCTCCTGGGCCAGCTCGCGCGCGCGGTCCTCGACCGGAACGGCCTGGGGCTCGTTCCGGTCGCCCCGGGTACTCGCTCGGCGGTCCGGGGACCCGACGATCGCTACCTCGAGAGCGAGACCTCGGAGATCGCGGGCCCGGACGGGTCCTCGCTGGGGCGGGTGCTCGTGCTGCGCGACGTGAGCGAGCGGTACCGGGCCGAGTGGGGGCTGCACGAGAGCGAGGCCATGATGCGAGCCGTCCTCGAGAGCTCGCCCAACGGCGTCGTCCGACTCCGCCCCATCCGTGCTCCCGAGGGCCGGATCCGGGACTTTTCCTGCGTGTTCGCCAATCCCTCCGCCAACCGCCAACTGGCTCCGCCCGGAGACACGCTCCTTGGAAGGACCTTGGGGGAGGTGCGGCCTCCTCATACGGCGGTGCTGCTCGATGTCTTCCGTCGCGTCGCCGACCAGCGGAGCAGCGTCGACACGGTGGTCCAGGCTGGCGGTGAGTCCCCCCTTTGGTTCCGCGTGACCAGCAGCCCCCTTGGGGGGGACGTCCTGGTCACCTTCGTCGACATCACCCAGGAGAAGCAGCGGGAGATGACCATGGTCTCCCACGCGCGCCAGGACCCCCTCACCGGCCTTCTCAACCGGCGAGGTCTGGAGGACGACGCCGAGGCGCTGCTGGCTTCCGCCTCCGAGGAGGGCCGCGGACTCGGGCTCCTCTTCCTGGACCTCGACGGATTCAAGACCATCAACGACACGTGGGGCCACGAGGCCGGTGACCAAGCGCTCAAGACGGTCGCGGCTCGCCTCGTGCGCTGTCTTCGCGTGGAGGACTTGATCGCCCGCATCGGCGGCGACGAATTCGTAGCGTTGGTCGCCGAGGCGACCCCTCGAGAAGCGCTGGGTCTTGCCGAGCGCATTCGCAACGTGGTGGGCGCCCCGATCGCGCACTCGTCGACGCGACTCGAGGTCGTGCCCAGCATTGGAATCGCGCTGTTTCCGATGCACGGAAGCGCGATGGAGGAGCTTCTGCGGGCCGCGGACGCCGCCATGTACACCTCCAAACGAACCGGCTCGGGCGCCTCCCTGGCCCCGCCCAGGCCAGCGGCCGCCAGCTGA
- a CDS encoding nucleotidyltransferase family protein, with protein MPLADRTEEARSWVLDLLAGRAGPAPEELRPTLLPILRLHRLESLAWWEADPGWTALEGAARAVAVRNGVLLEAVAGARSDLAAVGVASLVFKGAALLLDRVYPSPGARPMDDADLLVRPAQASLAAAALQRYGFQPWRPWSDRLPEWADSLPFEGTGAPVPVTLDLHWRTEYGRMRFGSGDSPLWTAAGGDRPVPPPETHLIVVVEHVLKHLRVGAHLLGVADAARLATRVRDWDEVVRVGGARRSAPGVAALLAALSAELGAPIPAEVPPRLQRTAGGRGDGSWVGIGSWVGRQPSPARRWSGLGQRIRMAATPGRAWEELRETAFPDARWLRARYDSGAPVPALWARYAWASLRWLVAGGRSPLDPPGPVA; from the coding sequence ATGCCCCTGGCCGACCGGACCGAGGAAGCGCGCTCCTGGGTCCTCGACCTCCTGGCGGGTAGGGCTGGGCCGGCGCCCGAGGAGCTGCGGCCGACCCTCCTCCCCATCCTTCGTCTTCACCGCCTGGAGTCGTTGGCCTGGTGGGAGGCGGACCCCGGCTGGACCGCGCTGGAAGGGGCCGCGCGCGCAGTCGCGGTGCGGAACGGCGTGCTCCTGGAGGCGGTCGCAGGGGCTCGTTCGGACCTCGCCGCAGTGGGCGTCGCCTCGCTGGTCTTCAAGGGAGCGGCGCTGTTGCTCGACCGCGTGTACCCGAGCCCCGGGGCCCGGCCCATGGACGATGCGGACCTGCTCGTGCGTCCGGCGCAGGCCTCCCTCGCGGCCGCCGCCCTGCAGCGGTACGGATTCCAGCCCTGGCGGCCCTGGTCGGATCGGTTACCGGAGTGGGCGGACTCACTCCCCTTCGAGGGGACCGGGGCGCCCGTGCCGGTCACCTTGGATCTCCACTGGCGAACCGAATACGGGCGCATGCGCTTCGGGTCCGGAGACAGCCCCCTGTGGACTGCGGCCGGTGGAGATCGTCCGGTCCCACCACCGGAGACGCATCTGATCGTCGTGGTGGAGCACGTCCTCAAGCACCTGCGGGTCGGCGCCCACCTGCTGGGAGTGGCGGACGCCGCGCGCCTGGCGACGCGCGTTCGGGACTGGGACGAGGTGGTCCGGGTGGGAGGCGCACGCCGGAGTGCCCCTGGGGTGGCGGCCCTCCTGGCTGCTCTCTCCGCGGAGCTGGGTGCGCCGATTCCGGCGGAAGTTCCCCCGCGGCTCCAGCGTACCGCCGGGGGGCGGGGCGATGGGTCATGGGTCGGGATCGGGTCGTGGGTCGGCCGGCAGCCCTCGCCGGCGCGGCGCTGGTCCGGGCTCGGGCAGCGCATCCGGATGGCGGCGACGCCCGGCCGAGCGTGGGAGGAACTGAGGGAGACGGCCTTCCCCGACGCCCGCTGGCTGCGAGCCCGCTACGACTCGGGGGCTCCCGTGCCGGCCCTCTGGGCCCGATACGCCTGGGCCAGCCTGCGCTGGCTGGTGGCCGGCGGCCGCTCTCCGCTGGATCCCCCGGGTCCGGTGGCCTGA
- a CDS encoding acyltransferase: MRGAGSDGAAPLQGLPSNLREGLALAHMPALDGIRAVAAFTVVFYHAGIPLVPAGQGVLAFFVLSGFLITWLLLREDEATGTISLKGFYARRSLRIFPPFIVYWCVVLVLLRATGNAVHVPQAIASFLYVNNYYQALTGDPNTLLSHTWSLGVEEQFYLLWPAAFIALRHDRRRLARVLTGMVVALWVYREVMVLGVGIDQGYVYEAFDMRADHLLVGCLMAVTLRAGLWPGLWRFLTAAPARMVVTALLLILSIAAAHVVGGRYRDVVGFILDPVLMAVLIVQAIAFCRSPVAKWLNWGWMRYLGAISYPVYLYHPLTVAVVDKAPLRGVPYLGLVLLLTTLAAAGSYHIVERPMLRLKKRFAASVPRPQAASRAAGTPVAP; encoded by the coding sequence GTGCGTGGCGCCGGATCCGACGGCGCGGCACCCCTTCAGGGCCTGCCCAGCAACCTGCGCGAGGGCCTCGCCTTGGCCCACATGCCGGCGCTGGACGGCATCCGTGCGGTGGCCGCCTTCACGGTCGTGTTCTACCACGCCGGCATTCCCCTGGTCCCGGCAGGGCAGGGCGTCCTCGCGTTCTTCGTCCTCAGTGGATTCCTGATCACCTGGCTGCTGCTCCGGGAAGACGAGGCGACGGGCACCATCTCACTCAAGGGGTTCTACGCACGTCGCAGTCTGCGGATCTTCCCGCCGTTCATCGTCTACTGGTGTGTGGTGTTGGTGCTGCTGCGGGCCACCGGAAACGCGGTCCACGTGCCTCAGGCCATCGCATCGTTCCTCTACGTCAACAACTACTACCAGGCACTCACGGGTGACCCGAACACCCTGCTGAGCCACACCTGGTCCCTGGGCGTGGAAGAGCAATTCTACCTGCTCTGGCCTGCCGCATTCATCGCGTTGCGGCACGACCGCCGGCGCCTGGCCAGGGTGCTGACCGGGATGGTGGTCGCGCTCTGGGTGTATCGCGAAGTGATGGTGCTCGGCGTGGGTATCGATCAGGGCTACGTCTACGAGGCGTTCGACATGCGGGCCGATCACCTCCTGGTCGGATGCCTGATGGCGGTGACCCTGCGGGCGGGCCTCTGGCCGGGCCTGTGGCGTTTCCTCACGGCGGCACCCGCCCGCATGGTGGTGACGGCGCTGCTTCTGATCCTCAGCATCGCTGCCGCGCACGTCGTCGGCGGTCGCTATCGCGACGTGGTGGGCTTCATCCTGGACCCGGTCCTCATGGCCGTGCTGATCGTTCAGGCCATCGCCTTCTGCCGCTCGCCGGTGGCGAAGTGGCTGAACTGGGGCTGGATGCGGTATCTGGGAGCGATCTCGTACCCCGTGTACCTCTACCATCCCCTGACGGTGGCGGTGGTCGACAAGGCGCCGCTGCGGGGCGTGCCGTACCTGGGGTTGGTGCTGCTGCTGACCACGCTCGCGGCCGCGGGGTCCTACCACATCGTGGAGCGCCCGATGCTGCGCTTGAAGAAGCGCTTCGCGGCCAGCGTGCCCCGCCCGCAGGCGGCGTCCCGGGCGGCAGGGACCCCCGTCGCGCCCTGA
- a CDS encoding O-antigen ligase family protein: MQRSLSQPLPADFRRPPMGGRRLAERVRDGGMGLFDWFRGVRWSVSFVAFLVYIFSLVTMRLMVGTEAMVVALLGLPFEKHKLKFPQPAVLLTIFVLWCVVGYMMSPFQGVVATSLEQLTKAGIIMFVALNVLSDWNRFRMFLLVFLGSFLFYPGRGSILFWATGAYTVFGRAIWLYIYENPNDLAGLTFLPLACALYMMGERGHKLARLGAVASVGVCAFVIVITQSRGAMLALIGMGLLSLANQRKKLRAIAAVLFLGGIVAMFTPDDIMNRFIGLVEADSIEEADPENSAIGRWTIWKVSIEVFAGRPVTGWGLGAYPLQHSRVSRGRQDLLPGARGARDTHSTYLRLLGETGIVGLSLFLGLVGSVMLRISRAAKRLRRIDPERALQLRYLRNAMVGFLMAGVFASYEELAFLYVHLAVLWSGAVLAERSLAQARVESRQRLATPGATPLPRVASVR; encoded by the coding sequence ATGCAACGCAGCCTGAGCCAGCCCCTTCCCGCCGACTTCCGGCGACCCCCCATGGGGGGTCGGCGTCTCGCCGAGCGCGTGCGCGACGGAGGCATGGGACTGTTCGATTGGTTCCGCGGCGTGCGCTGGTCCGTGAGCTTCGTCGCCTTCCTGGTCTACATCTTCTCGCTGGTGACCATGCGCTTGATGGTGGGCACCGAAGCCATGGTCGTCGCCCTGTTGGGCCTCCCCTTCGAGAAGCACAAGCTCAAGTTCCCCCAGCCGGCCGTTCTGCTGACCATCTTCGTGCTTTGGTGTGTGGTCGGCTACATGATGTCGCCCTTCCAGGGCGTGGTGGCCACTTCCCTGGAGCAGCTGACCAAGGCGGGCATCATCATGTTCGTGGCGCTCAACGTGCTGAGCGACTGGAACCGGTTCCGGATGTTCCTCCTGGTGTTCCTCGGGTCGTTTCTGTTCTACCCGGGCCGCGGCTCGATCCTCTTCTGGGCCACCGGTGCCTACACGGTCTTCGGGCGGGCGATCTGGCTCTACATCTACGAGAACCCCAACGACCTGGCCGGGCTGACCTTCCTGCCTCTGGCGTGCGCGCTGTACATGATGGGCGAGCGCGGGCACAAGCTGGCGCGCCTCGGCGCCGTGGCATCCGTCGGGGTGTGCGCCTTCGTGATCGTGATCACGCAGTCCCGCGGCGCCATGCTCGCACTCATCGGGATGGGCTTGCTTTCCCTGGCCAACCAGAGAAAGAAGCTGCGCGCCATCGCCGCGGTGCTCTTCCTGGGTGGCATCGTCGCGATGTTCACGCCCGATGACATCATGAACCGCTTCATCGGACTCGTGGAAGCCGACTCCATCGAGGAGGCCGATCCGGAGAACTCCGCGATCGGACGGTGGACCATCTGGAAGGTGTCCATCGAGGTTTTCGCGGGCCGCCCCGTCACGGGCTGGGGCTTGGGCGCCTACCCCCTGCAACACTCCCGCGTCAGTCGGGGACGGCAGGACCTGCTCCCCGGCGCCCGCGGGGCCCGAGACACACACTCCACCTATCTGCGGCTATTGGGCGAAACCGGGATCGTGGGATTGTCCTTGTTCCTGGGCCTGGTCGGAAGCGTGATGCTTCGGATCAGCCGCGCAGCAAAACGACTCCGACGCATCGATCCGGAGCGCGCCCTCCAGTTGCGCTACCTGCGCAACGCTATGGTGGGCTTTCTCATGGCAGGCGTCTTCGCATCCTACGAAGAGCTGGCCTTCCTGTACGTGCACCTGGCGGTCCTCTGGTCGGGCGCGGTCCTGGCGGAACGCTCCCTGGCCCAAGCCCGAGTAGAGTCTCGACAACGTCTGGCCACACCAGGCGCTACTCCTCTTCCCCGGGTCGCTTCCGTGCGATGA
- a CDS encoding glycosyltransferase, translating to MIPVVFCVDSFEEAGTELNTIRTAERIDRSRFDLRVVCLSTRGRLIDRYRELDIPIVPFEIGSLFKPPPLGQARRLVRYLREQRVQVFHAHGIYDNVFGVPVARWAGVPAVIASRRWWKTPVRPELGPLNRLSYRLAHAVLANSHGVARILTTEDGVEPARVHVIPNFVERAAFQPPDAAWIAERRQQLGVGVQARLIGTVARLRPEKDHAGLVDAFSRLAHRHPDVHMVFVGDGPEESRLRELIRAKGLEGRVLLAGKQPSRPSWHALFEVSLLGSQSEGFPNTLLEAMALGRPLVATDVGGVPDALENGVNGVLVPPADPSAFAAALEPLLADAALRTRMGQASLQKAEAFTAERAIGSLHDLYLSLLGAR from the coding sequence ATGATTCCTGTCGTCTTCTGCGTCGACAGCTTCGAGGAAGCCGGAACCGAGCTCAACACCATTCGAACCGCCGAGCGGATCGATCGCAGTCGGTTCGACCTCCGGGTGGTCTGCTTGTCTACGCGCGGCCGCCTCATCGATCGCTACCGCGAGTTGGACATCCCCATCGTTCCGTTCGAGATCGGCTCGCTCTTCAAGCCGCCCCCGCTCGGCCAAGCGCGACGCTTGGTCCGCTACCTCCGCGAACAGCGCGTACAGGTGTTCCACGCGCACGGCATCTATGACAACGTCTTCGGCGTGCCTGTGGCGCGCTGGGCCGGCGTGCCGGCGGTCATAGCCAGCCGCCGCTGGTGGAAGACCCCGGTGCGTCCGGAGTTGGGGCCCCTGAACCGCCTCTCCTATCGACTTGCCCACGCCGTGCTTGCCAATTCCCACGGTGTGGCGCGTATCCTCACCACGGAGGATGGCGTGGAACCGGCCCGCGTGCACGTGATCCCCAACTTCGTCGAGCGTGCTGCCTTCCAACCTCCCGATGCCGCATGGATCGCAGAGCGTCGACAGCAGCTGGGCGTCGGCGTTCAGGCCCGCCTCATCGGCACGGTCGCTCGCCTGCGGCCGGAAAAGGATCACGCCGGCCTCGTGGATGCGTTCAGCCGCTTGGCCCACCGCCATCCCGATGTGCACATGGTGTTCGTGGGAGACGGCCCCGAGGAATCCCGACTGAGGGAGCTGATCCGCGCGAAGGGGCTCGAAGGGCGGGTCCTGCTCGCGGGGAAGCAGCCCAGCCGCCCGAGTTGGCACGCTCTGTTCGAGGTCTCTCTGCTCGGTTCGCAGAGCGAAGGCTTCCCCAACACCTTGCTGGAAGCCATGGCCCTCGGGCGTCCCCTGGTCGCGACCGATGTGGGCGGCGTCCCCGATGCGCTGGAGAATGGTGTCAACGGTGTGCTGGTGCCCCCGGCGGACCCAAGTGCGTTCGCAGCGGCCTTGGAGCCGCTGCTCGCCGACGCGGCGCTACGCACGCGCATGGGCCAGGCATCACTGCAGAAGGCTGAAGCGTTCACGGCCGAGCGTGCGATCGGGAGCCTGCACGACCTTTACCTGAGTCTCCTGGGAGCACGCTGA
- the asnB gene encoding asparagine synthase (glutamine-hydrolyzing), which translates to MCGIAGWAGLSGRQNGRAELQRMCDVIRHRGPDDEGFHLATDVALGMRRLSIIDVAGGHQPISSEDGNATIVYNGEIYNFQGLRRELEARGHTFRTHTDTEVILHRFEERGPQVVDDLNGMFALAIWDERAQQLFVARDRMGIKPLYYWPVDGGVVFASELKSIACLPFFDQPIDPEGLAQYLSLGYVPDPLSIYAGVHKLPPGHRLLWSRSEGLRVEQYWSPLRAEDPTIDRDAAVEEIRRLIDDAVRARLVADVPLGAFLSGGIDSSTVVAHMARHKTGALKTFSIGFEEREFNEADDARAVAEALGTQHTQLTVRPDVDALIEAVVLGFDEPFADSSAIPTYLVSELARQQVTVSLSGDGGDELFGGYTRYIETLGRRRELPTLLGRPLAALARRLPHATLGRNRLLDLGRRIEGRYATQVAYPLDPREGGVAGPDLLARLPDFERCLEPWFAQVPTGTLAHRLMSVDLLTYLPGDILTKVDRMSMAVSLEARVPLLDHRLVEFAMRIPSELKVRGEGKWILREAVRHLLPERVFRKAKQGFAVPLKPWLRNELRHRLEPLTRPNAEIQEWVDRASVLRLRREHDERRRDHSTLLWRLLVLQLWLESRHSPLPTPDPSLLGAADA; encoded by the coding sequence ATGTGCGGGATTGCAGGCTGGGCCGGGCTTTCGGGGCGGCAGAACGGCCGCGCCGAGCTCCAACGCATGTGTGACGTGATCCGGCACCGTGGGCCCGATGATGAAGGCTTCCACCTCGCCACTGACGTGGCGCTGGGGATGCGACGGCTGAGCATCATCGACGTCGCGGGTGGGCACCAACCCATCTCCAGCGAAGACGGCAATGCCACCATCGTCTACAACGGGGAGATCTACAACTTCCAGGGCCTCCGCCGGGAGTTGGAAGCCAGGGGCCACACCTTCCGGACGCACACCGACACCGAAGTGATCCTGCATCGCTTCGAGGAACGTGGCCCTCAGGTCGTCGACGACCTCAATGGCATGTTCGCCCTGGCCATCTGGGACGAGCGGGCCCAGCAGCTCTTCGTGGCGCGCGATCGCATGGGCATCAAGCCGCTCTACTATTGGCCCGTCGACGGTGGAGTGGTCTTCGCTTCCGAGTTGAAGTCCATCGCTTGCCTGCCGTTCTTCGACCAGCCCATCGATCCAGAGGGGTTGGCCCAGTACCTCTCCCTGGGATACGTGCCCGACCCGCTTTCAATCTATGCCGGCGTACACAAGCTCCCGCCCGGACACCGGCTCCTCTGGTCACGGAGCGAGGGCCTGCGTGTCGAGCAGTATTGGAGCCCACTGCGAGCGGAGGATCCGACCATCGACCGCGATGCCGCCGTCGAAGAGATCCGGCGCCTGATCGACGACGCCGTGCGCGCCAGGTTGGTGGCGGATGTGCCGTTGGGCGCGTTCCTGTCCGGAGGCATCGACTCCTCGACCGTGGTGGCGCATATGGCGCGTCACAAGACCGGCGCGCTCAAGACGTTCTCCATCGGCTTCGAGGAGCGCGAGTTCAATGAGGCGGACGACGCTCGCGCAGTCGCTGAAGCGCTCGGGACACAGCACACACAGCTGACCGTGCGGCCCGACGTGGACGCACTGATCGAAGCCGTCGTGCTCGGCTTCGACGAACCGTTCGCAGACTCGTCGGCCATCCCCACATACCTTGTTTCTGAACTGGCACGACAGCAAGTCACGGTGTCGCTGTCGGGGGACGGGGGTGACGAGCTGTTTGGTGGCTACACGCGCTACATCGAAACGCTGGGTCGTAGGCGCGAGCTCCCGACCCTTCTCGGCAGGCCGTTGGCCGCCCTCGCGCGCCGCCTGCCGCATGCCACCTTGGGCCGCAATCGGCTGCTGGATCTCGGCCGGCGCATCGAGGGCCGCTACGCGACCCAGGTCGCCTATCCCCTCGACCCGCGCGAGGGCGGAGTCGCGGGTCCCGATCTCCTCGCGCGCTTGCCCGACTTCGAGCGCTGCCTCGAGCCCTGGTTCGCTCAGGTCCCGACGGGCACCCTCGCCCATCGACTCATGAGCGTGGACCTCCTTACCTACCTCCCCGGGGATATCCTCACCAAGGTCGATCGGATGTCGATGGCCGTCTCGTTGGAGGCCCGCGTCCCCCTGCTCGACCACCGGCTCGTCGAATTCGCGATGCGCATCCCCAGCGAGCTCAAGGTCCGGGGAGAAGGCAAGTGGATCCTCCGCGAAGCCGTCCGGCACTTGCTGCCCGAGCGTGTGTTCCGCAAGGCGAAACAGGGCTTTGCGGTGCCCCTCAAGCCGTGGCTTCGCAACGAGCTGCGCCACCGCCTCGAGCCTCTGACCCGCCCCAACGCCGAGATCCAGGAGTGGGTGGACCGAGCGTCGGTGCTGCGACTGCGACGCGAACACGACGAGCGTCGCCGTGACCACAGCACGCTCCTGTGGCGCTTGTTGGTCCTGCAACTCTGGCTGGAGTCGCGGCACAGCCCCCTCCCCACTCCCGACCCTAGCCTGCTGGGTGCCGCAGACGCCTGA